In Rhizophagus irregularis chromosome 19, complete sequence, the following are encoded in one genomic region:
- a CDS encoding T-complex protein 1 subunit zeta, with amino-acid sequence MLTHIYKEVKMPGPTISTSRLENNLMYLDDYLDTLESLPAELQRNLTLMRQLDANTQDAIDGVAIQATNLLDNLPDLSREEKVEQLKKLGSLLTDSLKNGEERVSLATSTYDTVDRHIRRLDDDLQKFEDEQMTGPGRISPTAAANVARDQEVTRKQNQKNEKEKKESKEKRAQQNNETSNHKKRKTNKDTATPPPAASRNHGEKEREKPNKRKKENSKNSKTKATVTTEKTNDDTQAAADMPIDPNEPVYCYCQQVSWGEMVACDNNECEIEWFHYPCVSLKAQPKGKCDTSDTFVEMASSAIQLINPKSEVARRGQALQLNITAAVGLQDVLKSNLGPKGTIKMLVDGAGSIKITKDGKVLLSEMQIQNPTAAMIARAATAQDEITGDGTTSIVLLVGELMKQAERYISEGLHPRIVTEGFDLARKESLEFLDKYKIEKQIDREILVSVARTSLRTKVHTALADKLTDAVVDAVMSIKRDDEPIDLHMVEIMKMQHKTASDSRLIRGLVLDHGARHPDMPKRVEDAYILTLNVSLEYEKSEINSGFFYSSAEQREKLVESERKFTDEKVRKIVEFKKQVCGDTKKGFVVINQKGIDPLSLDILCKNGILALRRAKRRNMERLQLVCGGIAQNSVDDLTPEALGYAGLIYEHVLGEEKYTFVEEVKDPKSVTILIKGPNAHTITQINDAVRDGLRAVKNAIEDKSVVPGAGAFQVALSIHLTKFKDSVKGRAKMGVQAFADAMLIIPKVLSQNGGFDAQDTIVALQEEFAAGHTVGVDLNTGGTFDPVLEGIFDNYRVVRNMLHSCSVIASNFLLVDEIMRAGRSSLKNDNIGN; translated from the exons ATGCTGACCCacatatataaa gAAGTAAAGATGCCCGGTCCAACTATCAGTACAAGCCGTTTAgagaataatttaatgtatctAGACGATTATTTAGATa CACTAGAGTCTCTACCCGCAGAATTGCAGCGCAATTTAACATTAATGCGCCAACTCGACGCTAATACACAAG aTGCAATAGACGGTGTTGCTATACAAGCTACTAACTTGTTGGATAACCTACCTGATCTTAGTCGAGAAGAAAAAGTGGAACAACTTAAAAAGCTTGGAAGTTTGTTAACTGACAGTTTAAAAAATGGAGAAGAGAGAGTTTCCTTGGCCACTTCAACATACGATACT GTTGATCGTCATATTAGAAGACTCGATGATGatcttcaaaaatttgaaGACGAACAAATGACAGGCCCGGGTAGAATTAGCCCAACAGCTGCTGCCAATGTTGCTCGCGATCAAGAGGTAACTCGCAAACAAAATCAGaagaatgaaaaagaaaagaaagaaagcaAAGAAAAAAGGGCACAACAAA ataaCGAAACATCAAATCATAAAA AGCGTAAGACCAACAAAGACACTGCTACTCCGCCGCCAGCGGCATCTCGGAATCATGGGGAGAAAGAACGGGAAAAACCAAACAAAAGAAAGAAggaaaatagtaaaaatagcAAAACTAAAGCAACAGTAACAACAGAGAAAAC AAATGATGATACACAAGCTGCTGCAGATATGCCTATTGATCCTAACGAACCtgtttattgttattgtcAACAAGTCAGTTGGGGCGAAATGGTCGCTtgtgataataatgaatgtGAAATCGAATGGTTTCACTATCCCTGTGTTAGTCTCAAAGCTCAGCCGAAAGGCAAATG TGATACTAGCGATACTTTTGTTGagat GGCTTCTTCTGCCATACAACTTATCAACCCCAAGTCAGAAGTTGCTCGAAGAGGTCAAGCCCTTCAGCTTAATATAACTGCAGCAGTTGGCTTGCAAGATGTGTTAAAATCTAATCTTGGACCGAAGGGAACTATTAAAAt GTTGGTTGACGGTGCAGGTAGCATCAAGATTACTAAAGATGGTAAAGTTCTATTGAGTGAAatg CAAATTCAAAATCCAACTGCGGCAATGATTGCTCGCGCTGCTACAGCGCAAGATGAAATCACTGGTGATGGCACGACGTCTATTGTTTTGTTGGTTGGCGAATTAATGAAACAAGCTGAAAGGTATATTTCTGAAGGATTACACCCTCGAATTGTTACTGAAGGGTTCGATTTAGCAAGAAAAGAATCATTAgag TTCttggataaatataaaattgaaaaacaaaTTGATCGGGAAATACTTGTTAGTGTTGCCCGTACTTCTTTACGTACCAAAGTCCATACTGCACTTGCAGACAAGCTGACTGATGCTGTAGTTGATGCAGTAATGTCAATTAAACGAGATGATGAGCCAATTGATTTACACATGGtagaaattatgaaaatgCAGCATAAGACCGCTTCCGATTCTCGATTAATTCGTGGTTTAGTGTTAGATCATGGTGCTCGTCATCCTGATATGCCTAAGCGTGTAGAGGATGCTTatatattaacattgaatGTATCTCTTGAGTATGAAAAAAG cGAAATCAAttctggatttttttattcttctgCTGAACAGCGGGAGAAACTTGTAGAATCTGAAAGAAAGTTTACGGATGAAAAAGTGAGAAAAATTGtggaatttaaaaaacaagtaTGTGGAGATACCAAAAAGGGATTTGTTGTCATTAACCAAAAAGGCATTGATCCATTATCATTGGACATTCTTTGTAAGAATGGCATTCTTGCATTGAGGCGTGCAAAGAGAAGGAATATGGAAAG attacAACTTGTTTGTGGAGGAATAGCACAAAATTCTGTGGATGATTTGACTCCAGAAGCCCTTGGATATGCGGGGCTTATTTATGAACACGTTCTTGGAGaagaaaaatatacatttgTTGAAGAAGTTAAAGATCCAAAATCTGttactattttaattaaaggacCTAATGCTCATACAATCACGCAGATTAATGATGCTGTCCGGGATGGATTACGTGCAGTAAAGAATGCAATTGAAGATAAAAGTGTAGTACCTGGAGCAGGAGCATTTCAGGTTGCACTTTCAattcatttgactaaatttaAAGATTCAGTTAAAGGAAGAGCAAAAATGGGTGTTCAGGCATTTGCGGATGCAATGTTGATAATTCCTAAAGTTTTATCACAAAATGGGGGATTCGATGCCCAAGATACTATTGTTGCTTTACAG gaagAATTTGCGGCAGGGCATACTGTAGGAGTTGATTTAAATACGGGAGGAACGTTTGATCCAGTTTTGGAAGGTATTTTCGATAACTATCGGGTTGTTCGTAACATGTTACATTCATG ttctgTAATTGCAAGCaactttttattagttgatGAAATTATGAGAGCAGGAAGATCAAGTTTAAAGAACGATAATATAGgaaattaa
- a CDS encoding ribosomal 40S subunit protein S18B, with translation MSLVVPDKNQFQHILRLLNTNVEGKTKVMFALTAIKGVGRRYSNLVCKKADIDLRKRAGELTNEELERIVTIIQNPTQFKIPNWFLNRQKDIVDGKYSQILANGLESKLREDLERLKKIRAHRGLRHYWGLRVRGQHTKTTGRRGRTVGVSKKKG, from the exons ATG TCTCTCGTTGTACCAGATAAGAACCAATTTCAGCATATTCTTCGTTTGTTGAATACTAATGTTGA gggCAAGACTAAAGTTATGTTTGCCTTGACTGCCATCAAAGGTGTCGGTCGTAGATATTCTAATCTTGTTTGCAAAAAAGCCGATATCGATTTGCGTAAGAG AGCAGGCGAATTAACCAATGAAGAATTAGAAAGAATTGTAACAATTATTCAAAATCCAACACAATTCAAAATTCCAAATTGGTTTTTAAACAGACAAAAAGACATAGTTGATGGAAAATATTCTCAGATTTTAGCTAACGGGTTAGAATCTAAATTACGTGAAGATCTAGAAAGATTGAAGAAAATTAGAGCTCATCGTGGTTTAAGACATTATTGGGGTCTTAGAGTACGTGGACAACATACTAAAACTACTGGTAGACGTGGTAGAACTGTTGGTGTATCTAAAAAGAAAG GTTAA
- a CDS encoding uncharacterized protein (SECRETED:cutsite_VNA-DT; SECRETED:prob_0.6514); SECRETED:SignalP(1-28), whose translation MRIMYLNYLFLLSVLLMTAVVGPFLVNADTSISSAHVLNLDKRHPTENSFERIIIERRKYRTSSDYPVRNRDGGRKDQKRDIIERGYRTSSDYPVRNRDGGRKDQKRDIIERGYRTSSDYPVRNRDGGRKDQKRDIIERGYRTSSDYPVRNRDGGRKDQKRDIIERGYRKSSDYPVRNRDGGRKDQKRGIVV comes from the coding sequence ATGAGAATAATGTATCTTAATTACTTATTTCTTTTAAGTGTTCTCTTGATGACCGCAGTGGTCGGTCCATTCCTGGTTAATGCTGATACATCAATTTCTTCTGCTCATGTTCTTAACCTTGATAAACGACATCCCACCGAAAATTCTTTTGAACGCATTATTATTGAACGAAGAAAATACAGAACATCATCTGATTACCCTGTACGTAACCGTGACGGAGGACGTAAGGATCAGAAGCGTGACATTATTGAACGAGGATACAGAACATCATCTGATTACCCTGTACGTAACCGTGACGGAGGACGAAAGGATCAGAAGCGTGACATTATTGAACGAGGATACAGAACATCATCTGATTACCCTGTACGTAACCGTGACGGAGGACGAAAGGATCAGAAGCGTGACATTATTGAACGAGGATACAGAACATCATCTGATTACCCTGTACGTAACCGTGACGGAGGACGTAAGGATCAAAAGCGTGACATTATTGAACGAGGATACAGAAAATCTTCTGATTACCCTGTACGTAACCGTGACGGAGGACGTAAGGATCAAAAGCGTGGAATCGTAGTCTAG